Within Halorussus sp. MSC15.2, the genomic segment CACACCACGGCCGGGAGCCTGAGCCACGGCGCGAAGCGCCAACTGGAGGTCGCCATCGCGCTGGCGGGCGACCCCGACGTGCTGTTGCTGGACGAACCGAACGCGGGTGTCTCCTCGGAGAGCGTCGGTCGGATTATCGACCTCATCGAGGACGTGGCGTCCGACCACGCGGTCCTGCTCGTGGAACACAACATGGACATCGTGATGAACGTCTCGGACCGCGTGGTGGTGCTGAATCAGGGCGCGGTCATCGCCGAGGGCGAACCGGACGCGGTCCGGAACGACCCCACGGTGCAGGAGGCGTATCTGGGCGGCTACGAGGCCGGAAGCCTCGGCGAAACGGAGTCCGACACGGAACCGACCGCTGACGACGCCGGGGCCGACCCGGAGGAGGGGACGGCATGAACGCGACGCACCGAGTTTTCGTACGCCGGTTCACAGTTACGCAGTCCACCAGCGAACGCTCGGTTGGCCAACCGACGTCTGGGTGGACGAAAGGGGCCGCCCGGTCGCGGGCCGAAGGTCCGTGGTCGTCTGACCGGCCACTATCTGCGCCGAACGGTGCCGAGAGGCGCAGATATGTCGGTCAGCGACCGCGACCGGGCGGGGGATTTCTGGGACGAACGTCTTCTTCCGGGTCGGTTCATCTGCGAACTGACTTCTGTACCGACACCGCCGTAACCGAGAACCAATCACAGGAGACGATACGATGACACTACTCGAAGTCGAGAACGCCCACACCTACTACGGCGAGAGCCACATCCTCGAAGGCGTCTCGCTCAACGTCGAAGAGGGCGAGGTGGTCGCGCTGGTCGGCCGGAACGGGGTCGGCAAGACCACCACGCTCCGGACCATCCTGCAGTTGACCCCGCCGAGCGAGGGCACGGTCCGCTACCGCGGCGAGGACGTGACCGGAGCGGCGACCCACGACGTCGCCGACCGGGGCGTCGGGTGGATTCCAGAGGACCGGCGCATCTTCTCGCAGTTGTCCGTCGAGGAGAACGTCCGGGTCGCAGTACCGAAGGACGGCGACCCGAGGGAGGCGCTCGAACTCGCCTACGAGACGTTCCCCGACCTCGAACAGTTCGCCGACAAGGACGCCGGGAACCTCTCGGGCGGCCAGCAGCAGATGCTCGCGCTGGCGCGGGGACTCGTGGGGAACAACGACCTCCTGCTCGTGGACGAACCCAGCGAGGGTCTCGCGCCGCTCATCGTCGAGCGCGTGGCCGAGGCGCTGGCCGACGCCGCGCGGGACACCACGCTGCTGCTGGTCGAGCAGAACCTGCCGCTGGCGCTCGACCTCGCCGACAGGTTCTACGTGCTTGACAACGGGCAGGTGGTCGAGGAGGGCGACGCCGACGAGACCTCCGCCGACGACGAGCGACTCAGGAGGTATCTCAGCGCATGATTGAGATAGTTCTTGCAGGATTCATCGACGCGTTCGGCCAGTTCCTCCGGCCCGAGAACCTCGCGTCGGTCCTCGTGGACGGACTGGCGAAGGCCGCCATCTACGTGATGATAGCGGGCGGTCTGACGCT encodes:
- a CDS encoding ABC transporter ATP-binding protein, with product MTLLEVENAHTYYGESHILEGVSLNVEEGEVVALVGRNGVGKTTTLRTILQLTPPSEGTVRYRGEDVTGAATHDVADRGVGWIPEDRRIFSQLSVEENVRVAVPKDGDPREALELAYETFPDLEQFADKDAGNLSGGQQQMLALARGLVGNNDLLLVDEPSEGLAPLIVERVAEALADAARDTTLLLVEQNLPLALDLADRFYVLDNGQVVEEGDADETSADDERLRRYLSA